A region of the Anolis sagrei isolate rAnoSag1 chromosome 4, rAnoSag1.mat, whole genome shotgun sequence genome:
aactacaactcccagatgacaacattaacaccccccccccccacaaccccaccagtatttaaatttgggtgtatcgggtatttgtgccaaatttggtccagtgaatgaaaatacatcctgcatatcagatatttacattacgattcataacagtagcagcatcacaattatgaagtagtgaaaataaagttatggttgggggtcaccacaacatgaggaactgtattaaggggttgcagaattaggaaggttgagaagcactgcctaacagcctcaggtcctttctttttccccttcagccgcttaaggggcGTGAGgccattaggaatggtgggagtcgaagtccaaaacactattatttatttatttacagtatttatattccacccttctcactctgcaggggacacagggcggattacaatgtacatatacatggcaaacattcaatgccatagacacacacaacatatatagacagacacacagaggctatttaatattccagctttttcatgagggtattctggccatcagAGGAGCAGtctcttcaccatccatttgtgacacttatgaagtacttcctcattctttgcatgcttactggagatttttatggcatcgtaaattagtcttcccgcataagcggtacctaaatttcctacttgacagatgcaactgtctttcaggatgcaaaggtcaacagcaagctacacaaattggtcggaagctcactctgacccgggctggcttcgaactcatgaccttttggtcagtagtgatcttaatgcagatgaCTCCCAGTCAGCTGTGCCACACTCccagtccaagtttgcccatgcctggtatatagagATACAGCTATTCAGAAATTGGGGGATGAATTGGGGGAACAGAAAtccccaagcattttagatagaatcatagagttggaagagacctcctgcgcCATTaagcccaaccccctgcctagaagcaggaatattgcattcaaagcacccctgacacatggccatccagcctctgtttaagaaaaGGTATACAAAACgtgggtgggagagagagacagatacTTTCTGTATTCCTATAGAACTGTGCTAGCCTTTTTTGTGAGCGTGTCCTCTATCTACCTCCTTATACATTCAGGCGCCTTCCCCACACACATGCGCACTTCCGGCATTCGGCACCCGCTCCGGCAGCTTCGCGCGCTACACGCATGCGCACTCGCGACCTCGGCGTCGCCAGGGCGACATGCCCCAACGGTCATGGCGGCGGCGCGGCCTTGTGTGGGGCCGGCCGTGGCTGTGCTTCGTGGCGCTGGCGGCTTTCCCTCCAGGAGCCCTGGGTCGGTAAAAGACACCCTTTCCCTCCCAGGCGCCGCCTCTATCGCTTAAGGCTTAAGcggcggagggggaaaaggaaagagcctgaggaattgtgggagttgaagttcaaaacacctggagggagggcccacgctttcccatgcctgctctaacacTTGTCACAATAGCAGCAGTCAAGCTTTCTCttactttccttttctttccttcccacctttcctttttccattctcttCTTTCGTTTCGTTTTCTCGTTCTTCCCTCCTTCTAACACTTGTCACCAATCAGCTTCACTCGCCTAGTTACATCATAGGgggacacttagaatcatagaatcaaagagttggaagagacctcatgggccatccagtccaaccccctaccaggaatattgcatgcaaatcacccctgacagatggccatccagcctctgtttaaaagcttccaaagaaggagcctccttcacctagcaacaaccatcctgctttgttccttttcttgAACAGTGGGcccaaaagggatttttttttcccagTCCAACCTTCCATTATTTTAAGTTGGGTCATGAAGGGCATGTGCACCGAGTCTAGTCCGGTTACATCAAATCACGtgggagcctttgtggtacaaaccaacatACATATTTTGACATGTATTTatagatattttaaattattttgtgcgcattgaaccatcagaaatgaAAGGTGTAATCTCACACAGCTATGTGTAGAACTTGGGAGCATTTTGAATTTCTGACTCAAATTATATAGGGCGCACTCCAGGATCCTACACCGTACATGCCCCATGTACTTTCTTCAGTTCCGAGTATGGATATTTTTCCACCAGCATTATAGAACAgaggctttcatagaatcatagaatcaaagagttggaagagacctcatgggccatccagtccaacccctgccaagaagcaggaatattgcattcatgcttaaaagcttccaaagaaggagcctccaccacactccggggcagagagttccactgctgaacggctctcacagtcaggaagttcttcctaatgttcagatggaatctcctctcttgtagtttgaagccatggttccgcgtcctagtctccaaggaagcagaaaacaagcttgctccctcctccctgtggctttctctcacatatttatacatggctatcatatctcctctcagccttctcttcttcaggctaaacatgcccagttccctaagccgctcctcatagggcttgttctccagacccttgatcattttagttgccctcctctggacacattccagcttgtcaatatctctcttgaattgtggtgcccagaattggacacaatattccagatgtgttcTGTGTTCTGCAGAATTATTTGCagttttttcacttttgcagtTGGTGCTGTGGCCCAAACCTTAGTAAAGGTGGACGATTGACTAAtgttttttcctgacattattTTTACTTAAAATGCAAGAATGATATCTACCTGGCTTTTCTCTAAAAATCAATACAAGAGTGGACTTCATATGACAGATAAAGCCAGTTTTTATGGCCCCAGGTATTCTCAGTGTAACtccatgttattatttttttttctttttgaccaAAGTTCCTTTTCTAATATATTTCCTTTCTTGTTTTTGAAATGGTGTGTGTTGAGCTAACAGTGAGCTGGTAGGGGCAATAGCCTGTATAATTTCTGGTGCTTTTTGCCAAAATAgcttgatgatgatggtgatgatgatgatgatgatgatgatgatgatgatgatgatgttgatgtatGCCTTCTCAGCAGTTACCTATAAATCTGAGGTCTCAAGGCTGCACACATCCCTTTCCAGTCCTCCctttttgtactttttaaaattcaaaatgccTCGTCCTCCCGGAGAGGGCAATTTCGTTATGTTCTTTATCTTCAAATGTTTTGAACACTGGGCCGACTTAATTACGAAGCAAGGAATAAACCAGATTACTGGATTGAAAGCAACCAGATAGCAAACAGGATAAGCTAAATTTCTCTCTTTTACACAGCCATTAGAAATATAGGTGCTGTACTCTGCTAAGGCCTAAAACAGCCATTTCCTCATTTCTATCTAAACATACCAAAGGTATTCAAATGTTCCTTATAGATTTTACCTTCTTGATCatctcctctggacatgttttgGCTTGTCAATAATTCTTCTTAAACCTGGGACACTCATATGGCAGCTTTGGTTAAGAGGGCCAGGCAGAGATTATACTATCggagacttctaaggaaccaatAAACGAATGAAAAACTGCTAGTGACTTTCTACCACTATGTTATAAAGAGTGTACTAACCTATGGCACCTGTACATTGTTTGATAACTGCACAGCGGCAGATAGGAAGGCGCTCCAAAGAGTCACCACTattgcacagagaatcattggttgccttCTCTCCTGTTTGGAAGAATTTATAAGTCCCACAGCCTTGAGAAAGCTCAGATcattcttaaggatccatctcaccAGTATATTCTCTTTTTGAATTATTATCATCTGTTAGATGgtacaaagacaaggacaaacagactgagagataggttttatcctagagctgtaactatactGAACTCCGTGTTTTTGCATTGATATGACATTGGGGGCTGTTCGGTGGTTGTTGGAGTGttgagggatgggtgtgttgtttttgtgatgtgtgctggggaaagcatttaattttgttgtagaaTGTACAATGATAGTAAAGCTATTATATTCAATTCTATAAGGCACAATGGCCttctccctgttgtccttcaATTGGGAGACTAAACCCCTTTTTTTCAGacagccttttaaaaaataaagtttttaagatcaagtcagggggtgctgtggtttttagctttgaatatgttttaaggattttaactgatttttaataccattgatgtttaattctgttttagtgCATTTGTagactttaaattgtattgaaatgcttttaatgaaaGCAGCTCTGAGTCTCCTTATGCAgcgaaaaagcaggatataaataaacataataataatattcaaaacTGGAAACTGGAGTATTCCAGGTAAGCTGTGACTAGAGCAGAACTAACATATAACATTGATGGTAAGAACCCTCAATTGTAAGACGCAGCCCTATTTTTCTGTAATTTTAGAATCTAGGGCACCGTCTTTTTATTTGAGCCCCGTGCATCACCTGGACTGCTTTCCCCTTCATTGTCTCCCTCAGTGTTGCTAATTGTTATCAAAATGAATACAATTgcacagagaaaaggaaaaaaatgggagTTTCCAAATGTCTGGATCTggcttcattctttctctctggaGATGGAAAAAGCCATCTGTACAAAGCACAGATTGATAGATCTgattattgattagtccacttacaaggttacaacaacatctattatagaactccaatatgctgatgacaatgtcatctgtgcgcaaaGCACAGATTGATAGATCTgattattgattagtccacttacaaggttacaacaacatctgttatagaactccaatatgctgatgacaatgttggcTGTGCACATTTAGAAGAAGATCCACAAGCCACtcaaacaccttcacagaagcatacgaaaagttcagcctgtcattgaacatcgagaaaaccaaagtgctcttccagcagtcaccagccaatccctctccaatgctggaaatacagcttaatggtgtaacattagaaaatgttgaccatttccgctaccttggcagagtgtttgaggaccaggacatccgtagggataccaaggtgcttgtttataaagctgttgtcctcccaaccctgctatacgcctgtgagacatggactatctacagacgtcacatgcaactcctagaacgattccatcagcgttgcctccgaaaaatcctgcaaatttcttgggaagtcaggcggacaaacgtcaccatgctggaagaagcaacgaccaccagcattgaagctatagtccttcgccatcaactctgctggaccggccacgttgtccggatgccttaCTACTGTCTCccaagcagttgctgtactccgaactcaagaacggaaaacaaaatgttggtgggcaggaaaagaaattttaagatgggctcaaagccaaccttaaaaactctggcatagacactgagaactgggaagccctggcccttgagtgctccagctggaggtcagctgtgaccagcaatgctgtagaatttgaagaggcacgagggcaagagaggaaggtgcgtcaagccaaccctgaccgggaccgccttccacctggaaaccaatgctctcaatgcaggagaacatgcagatcaagaatagggctccacagtcacctacatacccaccaccagtacacagatcttggaagacaatcctactcagacaacgaaggATCGCCAAAGTAAGTAAGTCCACTTACTATATTAACaataacagacaaaaacaaagataCACAGACAAATAAACACCAATTGCTATCCTAAAACTCCTGTaactaaaatacattaaaacacaataaattgGATTACATTGCGAGATGAAAGCATCAGGGGATGAGAATAAAGTGTTGAGTGTAAAAGCAAGCATCATTCTGAGAATTTAGATAAATTCATCATTGACAAAGGACCTGATTTTGTGAGATAAAAAGATCTCTCAGGTGGGTGGTTTTTATAATGAATTTggctggtttctcttcagatcgtataaatctttcacCTTTTACAAAataggattccccccccccccccccccccggacacacACCTCTGCAGAGAGACAGAGAGCTACCCATGACACCAGGCTTCCCTCATTATCCTCTTTTTAAGAAAAACCTGTGATTCCAAGACACCCTCGATTTCCAAAacacaccttttaaaaaaaaaccttcaatttTGGACAGAAAAGTGTATTTTGGATTCCATGTTATATGATACTACTATTCCTTTCCTTAATCTGGACATGACAGATCTGTTAGTGCCAGATACAACTgcattgggttttgtttttttacaatgtATTACTTACTTGACTTACTTGGGGGGGGGTTTATATTATTTCAATTACATGTCCCTCTGGCACATGATTAAAAAATTGGGCATAGCTGTATAACCTTGAAGTGTTTTATTAGCTTCAAAGGAATGTATAACTTGTGCAAGGATGTTTGGCAATCGTTACATTTTGTTCTTGGATCTAGCTGAACTTCATTGGAATAGATAGCATTTAAGGACAAAACGTAGTTATTAGAATgcagtttttaatttgttgtagttacaaaaatatttgtatttattttcagtGTGTAAAGATCCCATAATTGAACACGGGACAAGATTAAGTGGAATCAAGTCGTCATATACAGATGGTGACAGTGTGACACTTGAATGTAAAATTGGATATTTCATGATTGGAAGTTATTTCATTCAGTGTGAAAATAATAGCTGGTATCCTGCAGTGCCATCTTGTCTAAAAAGTAAGGTCTTTTTGAAATGTTTCTAGATAAAACAACTTTATTCTCTTTTGTTTCAGAAAATTTATTTTGACTTAGCCATGAATCAATAACAGTAGATTGCTTTATGTGTTTAAGCTTCTACATAATCTAAAACAAAAATCAGTTTTGCAATGCCATGATCATTAAATAATCTGTATAATGCCTGTGCACCAAAATAGGTTGTTTTGTTCACCTTTCCTATTCTCATTACAGTTGCTAACGATTTGTGTGGTGTCCCAACACTCCCCAATGGGATTGTAGAGCCAGTGAAGAGTCTGTATCAGATTGGAGCCATAATTGCTGCATACTGCAAGCCAAACTATTCTTTCCCtgatgaaaccatagagatgactGCAAGATGTGACGGTTTTAATGTTTGGGAACCTGATGTGCAGCCTTGTTTCTGTATGTATGAGTCCAGATTTATCTATTCCCAtcttattttgtttattatttatttatttatttataactttttatatcccgatcttctcaccttcgtagagggactcagaccggcttacagcaaggattcaatgctactaatacaagttaaatcatgcaacaatacaagattaaaatacatatagataaaatacatatataccaaatcaccAAGGTAAAACCATGTTCAACTCaatccgcatatgtggtcactcactttgttctgtaaccagtctcagccattattctgggaatgcttcgttccataaccaggatttcactagcctcctgaaggacaagaggaagggggcagatctcatctcgctcgggagagagttcaatagccgaggggccaccacagagaaggccctgtctgtcattcccaccaaatgcacttgtgaaggtggtgggactgagagcagggcctccagaagatcttaaagtccttgatggttcataggggagaatacgtttggacaggtaaactgggccggaaccatatagggcagcggttctcaacctgggggtcgcgacccccaggggggtcgcctggccatttcggCGGGGTCGCGAGGCCGCCTCGTTGGCCCCGCCCTAAGGGCGGGGCCAAGCGAGGTCTCGCGCGAAGCCCGCCTTGTCTGCCTCACTCTCTCACCGATGGCGAGGTCGCGAGGCAGGCGAGGAGGCCTCCGCGCAAAGCCTGGCGTTGTGGAACCCCCCCTTTGCCTGCCCCACTTTCTCGCCAATGGCCATCGGCGAGAGAACGGGGCAGGCCAGAAGGCCTCCGCGCGAGACTTGGCATCGCGGAAGCgccctccgcctgctccgctctCTTGCCGATGGCGACAGTGCAAAGCAGGCCAGGAAGCCTCCGCGTGAGGCCTGGCATCGCGGAAGCACCCTTCGCCTGCCCCGCTCTCTCGCCGATAGCGAGGGCACAAGGTAGGTGAGGAGGCCTCCGCGCGAGGCCTGGTGTTGTGTAAGCCCTCTTCGTCTGCCCTGCTCTCTCGCCAACggcgagagagcgaggcaggAGAGGCGGGCTTCCACGATGCCAGGCCTCGCGCGGAGGCTTCCTGGCCTGCTTTGCACTGTCGCCATTggcgagagagcgaggcaggccAGGAGGCCTCCGCGCGAGGCCTGGCGTCGCGGAAGCGCCCTTCGCCTGCCCCACTCTCTCGCCGATGGCGAGGGTGAGATGTAGGCCAGGAGGCCTCCGCGCAAGGCCTGGTGTCGTGTAAGCcctcctcgcctgcctcgctctctcgccAATGGCCATCggcgagagagcgaggcaggcgaggaGAGCTTACACGACACCAGGCCTCGCGCGGAGGCCTCCTGGCCTGCTTTGCACCGTCGCCATCggcgagagagcgaggcaggcgaggaggCCTCCGCGCGACGCCTGCCGTCCCAGAAGCCCCTCGTCGCCTGCCTTGCGCTCTCGCCAATGGCCTCCGCGCGAGGTGAATGGGGAAAGCAACAGCGTGAGAGGAgactgaagggaagagaagaggttGCAAGGCAAGCGAAAGAGCGAAGGAACAGGGACCGAGATAACCCagttcccttccacacagctgaatgaaatcccacattgtctgctttgaactggatttctgagtccacacagccagataatccacttcaatgtgtattttatgcagctgtatggaaggggcctcaaataacccagtccccttccacacaactgaagttTGATCTAATTTAATTGTgattggatttcagaatgctctttgatggctggggaactaaaCACCCCAAcaagtcccaaatgccaaggtctattttcccaaaatctctccagtgttttctgttggtcgtgagagttctgcaggccaagtttggtccaatttaattgttggaattcagaatgctctttgatggctggggaactatacatcccaacaactcccaaatgccaaggtttattttccccaaactccgccagtcttcagatttgggcatactgagtatttgtgccaagttctgtccagatccatagtaatttgggttcacagtgctctctggatgtaggtgaactacttctcccataattcactatcaattcctcccaaccccctccagtattttctgttggtcattagggttctgtgtgccaagtttggtcctggcctgtatttcggggggggggggtgtctctgtggtctctggaagtcagagctgcatcggttgaaggtacttcacatcccatcatccgttgcccacactcccccaaacatattgtttttgtgattaatcactatgctttaattatgttcaatttgtaacaatgaaaatacatccttcatatcagacatttacattacatttcataacagtagcaaaattactgttatgaagtagcaacgaaaatgtggttgggggtcaccacaacatgaggaactttatttaggggtcacggcattagaaaggttgagaaccactgatatagggatttataggtcaaaaccagcactttgaattgtgcttggaagctaattggcaaccagtggagctggtttaCAGCCATATGCACTCATTGAATTTTCTCATTGTTTAAAAAACGCAGTCTCTAACCTTTGTAACAACCCTCGGGATGTTACTATTATTTTAGATGTTCTGCCCCACCTGTGCTGCAAACCTAGTGTGCTGGCCCTTTCACCTCAATATTTCCACCCTCTGCTGCCACCTTGATGCCCCCCTCTCCTGGAACTGCCAACTCTGCAGGGACCTACCCAAGCTTTGTCCATTCAGGACTcgttgctccctcctccaccaTATATAGCTGAACTTAATGATGGCTCTGACTCTTCATATAGCACTCTAGAAGCGCCAGATGTGTCTAATGACTCTGAATCTGAGTTGCCTTCCTCCAATGAGTTCAATAACTTCTCGGCCTTGATTTTGTGCCTGGCACAAGCCTTAAACTTGCCTATGTCTAAAGCACCTGCTCCAGTGGAGGATCCCATCTTTCCCTCAGAACAGCAACACTCACCAGCGCCTCTCATGCTGCCCCTGTTGTCTTCTCCAGCTTTCCAGGTTGCCTGACCTTGCTCCAACCAGCGTCCCAGCAGTTTTGAGCTGTATAGACAACATGTACTGTGTGTACCTTACATCTACAGAGTGGGTGGCTCACCCACCTAAGCCTAATTCTGTCGTTGTTGACGTAACCCAACTTCGTAGATCTAAAAAATCTTTCTCGGGCCCATCTGATAGAGAAAGTAAGAAAATGGTCTTCATGAAGTACATGTGTCGGCTG
Encoded here:
- the LOC132773372 gene encoding complement component receptor 1-like protein — encoded protein: MPQRSWRRRGLVWGRPWLCFVALAAFPPGALVCKDPIIEHGTRLSGIKSSYTDGDSVTLECKIGYFMIGSYFIQCENNSWYPAVPSCLKIANDLCGVPTLPNGIVEPVKSLYQIGAIIAAYCKPNYSFPDETIEMTARCDGFNVWEPDVQPCFLRTSPDTSTFFLYNGEIVRGKKKFYEPGDNITLECHPGFALNGPNEIRYVGGGKWLPIHPRCYLNAFLRLLITVLVFIALFLILEMAYRKWKLEHR